TCCCCAGCAGGCAAACGCCCAACAGAGCTGTAGCCGATAACAACGAAATGAGTTTGCGAATGTGGTATCCCATGAATACGTATCTACTCTGAGAGCGCTTCTTCTAAGGACTGCTGGACATCGGGAATAAAGACCGCATACATTCCCCGCAAATCGTCCACCTTGAAGTCATAGGCTATATCTTGGGGATAGTTTTTCTGGACAAACTCCGGGCGATCGCCCTTGGCCCCGTGACAGGCAAGACAACTCGCCTCAACATTGATGCGGCGATAGTAGCGGGTTCCCGTTTGTCCATCTAAGGTTTCCGGTTCCCAAAAGCCCATCAGATCTGGATTTTGCTCAAATTTGGCGATCGCCATCTGGGCGTGTAGCGTATCCGGTTTATGATCCGGATTACGATATTTGGTCGCGATTTGCTTGACCGTCCAACCGTTCTCTTTGCTCAACTGCATTGCTTTCATGCCCACGGGTTTGC
The Synechococcales cyanobacterium T60_A2020_003 genome window above contains:
- a CDS encoding DUF3365 domain-containing protein, which produces MIKTLSHIFLGLSLFVLCFLGRPAIAQAQPDPAQLAKAVQEIEQLDALRSGLADYLKDSPETPTADTMKQVCKPVGMKAMQLSKENGWTVKQIATKYRNPDHKPDTLHAQMAIAKFEQNPDLMGFWEPETLDGQTGTRYYRRINVEASCLACHGAKGDRPEFVQKNYPQDIAYDFKVDDLRGMYAVFIPDVQQSLEEALSE